A DNA window from Zonotrichia albicollis isolate bZonAlb1 chromosome 2, bZonAlb1.hap1, whole genome shotgun sequence contains the following coding sequences:
- the RPL21 gene encoding large ribosomal subunit protein eL21: MTNTKGKRRGTRYMFSRPFRKHGVVPLATYMRIYKKGDIVDIKGMGTVQKGMPHKCYHGKTGRVYNVTQHAVGIIVNKQVKGKILAKRINVRIEHIKHSKSRDSFLQRVKENERKKKEAKEKGIWVQLKRQPAPPREAHFVRTNGKDPELLEPIPYEFMA; this comes from the exons ATGACGAACAcaaagggaaagaggaggggGACGCGTTACATGTTCTCCAGGCCCTTCCGCAAGCATG GAGTGGTCCCTCTGGCTACCTATATGCGGATCTACAAGAAGGGTGACATAGTGGATATCAAG GGCATGGGTACTGTTCAAAAAGGCATGCCCCACAAGTGTTACCATGGCAAGACTGGAAGGGTGTATAATGTTACTCAGCACGCTGTGGGCATTATTGTTAACAAGCAGGTTAA GGGCAAGATCCTGGCCAAGAGAATTAATGTGCGTATAGAGCATATTAAACATTCCAAGAGCAGAGACAGCTTTCTGCAGCGTGtgaaggaaaatgaaaggaagaaaaaggaagcaaaagaaaaaggcaTTTGGGTTCAGCTGAAACGCCAG CCTGCTCCACCAAGAGAAGCACACTTTGTGAGAACTAATGGCAAGgatccagagctgctggagccaaTTCCTTATGAATTCATGGCATAA
- the RASL11A gene encoding ras-like protein family member 11A has protein sequence MRLPGMSQPFLLAPIAECPPGPPGAQLRLAVLGARGVGKSAMIVRFLTKRFIGDYEPNTGSLYSRLVHLDGDHVAVQIQDTPGCIQVQEDCVQVLDSLSRCVKWAEGFLLVYSITDYSSYQSVQPLYQHIRKVHPDARTPIIIVGNKADLLHARQVQAKEGLQLADGLGSLFLEISTSEDSQGVCDVFQYLCKEVSKLQHAGSTDRRRSSIIPRPKSPNMQDLKRRFKQALSSKVK, from the exons ATGCGCCTGCCGGGCATGtcccagcctttcctgctgGCGCCCATCGCCGAGTGCCCCCCGGGGCCGCCCGGCGCCCAGCTCCGCCTGGCCGTGCTGGGTGCCCGCGGCGTCGGCAAGAGCG CCATGATCGTGCGGTTCCTGACCAAGCGCTTCATCGGCGACTACGAGCCCAACACAG GCAGCCTCTACTCCCGGCTCGTCCATCTGGACGGGGACCACGTTGCCGTGCAGATCCAAGACACGCCGGGGTGCATTCAG GTGCAGGAGGACTGCGTGCAGGTGCTGGACTCCCTGTCCCGGTGTGTGAAGTGGGCAGAGGGCTTCCTGCTGGTCTACTCCATCACAGACTACAGCAGCTACCAGTCCGTCCAGCCTCTCTACCAGCACATTCGCAAGGTGCACCCCGACGCCAGGACTCCCATCATTATTGTGGGGAACAAAGCAGATCTCCTCCATGCCAGGCAAGTGCAGGCAAAAGAGGGACTACAGCTGGCAGACGgactgggcagcctgttcttGGAAATCTCCACCAGTGAGGACTCCCAAGGTGTCTGTGATGTCTTCCAGTACCTTTGCAAGGAGGTCAGCAAACTACAGCATGCCGGCAGCACGGACAGGAGGAGGTCATCCATCATCCCTCGGCCCAAATCTCCCAACATGCAAGATCTAAAGAGACGTTTCAAACAGGCTTTATCTTCCAAAGTCAAGTAA